The Watersipora subatra chromosome 1, tzWatSuba1.1, whole genome shotgun sequence genome has a window encoding:
- the LOC137385836 gene encoding uncharacterized protein has translation MKSATLTTSIALVVLIAAVVCTDTRRGSCTRHEECDDSECCLAEFRLKRSFVHYTSSTCQPHGLDGDVCFAQVFEQNPHLFACPCHQNYACFNTDGFEVQNGQRGRCQPL, from the exons ATGAAGTCAGCAACACTCACAACATCTATTGCTCTTGTTGTACTTATTGCTGCTGTAGTATGTACAG ACACTCGTAGAGGCAGCTGCACCAGGCATGAAGAATGTGATGACTCAGAATGCTGTCTTGCAGAATTCAGACTCAAACGTTCCTTTGTACATTATACATCTAGCACTTGTCAACCACATGGGCTGGATGGTGATG TATGTTTTGCACAAGTATTTGAGCAGAACCCACATCTCTTCGCTTGTCCCTGTCACCAAAACTACGCCTGTTTTAATACTGATGGATTTGAGGTTCAAAATGGACAACGAG GTCGCTGCCAACCACTCTGA
- the LOC137385610 gene encoding U8-theraphotoxin-Hhn1d-like — MKSATLTTSIALVVLIAAVVCTELSRGRCNTNADCGCSQCCVELVRGKRFVPFVGAGVCRPLGQDGDLCYNREPEQNPHVNACPCHHSYKCIGTGRLEYHSGIWGHCQPL, encoded by the exons ATGAAGTCAGCAACACTCACAACATCTATTGCTTTAGTTGTACTTATTGCTGCTGTAGTGTGTACAG AATTGTCCAGAGGCAGGTGCAACACGAATGCAGATTGTGGCTGTTCGCAATGCTGTGTTGAATTAGTCAGAGGTAAACGCTTTGTCCCGTTTGTTGGAGCTGGAGTATGTCGACCACTCGGACAAGATGGTGATT TATGCTATAACCGAGAGCCTGAGCAAAACCCACATGTCAATGCTTGTCCCTGTCACCACAGCTACAAATGTATTGGTACCGGTCGTCTTGAGTATCATTCTGGAATTTGGG GTCATTGCCAACCACTTTGA